The following proteins are encoded in a genomic region of Thioflexithrix psekupsensis:
- the rpoH gene encoding RNA polymerase sigma factor RpoH — protein MSYGLSLNIQLAVPGGSIEGYAQSIKAIPMLTADEERALAERLRGLDDLDAARVLVMSHLRFVMHIAHSYRGYGLPQSDLIQEGNIGLMKAVKRFDPTVGVRLVSFAVHWIRAEIHEYILRNWRIVKVATTKSQRKLFFNLRSAKKRLGWLTQDEVECVARDLGVSTKDVLEMETRLSMHDMAFDPPAEGDDDSDALSPAGYLEDVRYDPAAMIEQDEWEEHGHDQLHQALQKLDARSQDILKKRWLSEQKATLQELAAHYQVSAERIRQIENNAMKKLKKNINLLVL, from the coding sequence ATGTCTTATGGACTGAGCTTGAATATACAACTTGCCGTCCCCGGTGGCAGCATCGAAGGCTATGCCCAATCTATTAAAGCCATTCCCATGCTCACAGCCGACGAAGAACGCGCCTTAGCTGAACGTTTACGTGGACTCGATGACCTAGATGCCGCACGGGTTTTGGTCATGTCGCACTTGCGTTTTGTCATGCACATTGCACACAGTTATCGCGGTTACGGCTTGCCACAATCCGATTTAATCCAAGAAGGCAACATCGGCCTGATGAAAGCCGTTAAACGTTTCGATCCCACAGTGGGCGTGCGTTTAGTGTCCTTTGCGGTGCATTGGATTCGCGCTGAAATTCACGAATATATCTTACGCAATTGGCGTATCGTCAAAGTCGCCACCACCAAATCGCAACGTAAATTGTTTTTTAACTTACGTAGCGCGAAAAAACGCTTAGGCTGGTTGACCCAAGATGAAGTGGAGTGTGTCGCACGGGACTTAGGAGTCAGCACCAAAGACGTGTTAGAAATGGAAACACGTTTGAGTATGCACGACATGGCTTTTGATCCCCCGGCTGAAGGAGATGATGACAGTGATGCCTTGTCTCCGGCGGGTTATTTAGAAGATGTGCGTTACGATCCAGCGGCCATGATCGAACAAGACGAATGGGAAGAACACGGTCACGATCAATTGCATCAGGCATTACAAAAACTGGATGCCCGCAGTCAGGATATTTTGAAAAAACGCTGGCTCTCTGAACAGAAAGCCACTTTACAAGAGTTAGCCGCGCATTACCAAGTCTCTGCGGAGCGGATTCGTCAGATTGAAAATAATGCCATGAAAAAGTTGAAGAAAAATATCAACTTACTGGTGTTGTAG
- a CDS encoding pentapeptide repeat-containing protein, with amino-acid sequence MKTLVYLLCLVFSLSLAFPPDVDAQGKGKNNVETLKKTNKCERCNLSNANLVNARLARAALRGANLSRAKLRGANLRGADLRGANLSHAELRRANLRGARMSGANLSGANLRGANLRGADLSGAQLSGADFKGAVLKDAKLDGASGANLDGATR; translated from the coding sequence ATGAAAACATTAGTTTATCTTTTATGCTTGGTATTCTCGCTAAGTTTAGCTTTTCCACCTGATGTTGACGCGCAGGGAAAAGGCAAAAACAACGTAGAAACCCTAAAAAAAACCAATAAGTGCGAACGCTGTAATTTAAGCAACGCCAATTTGGTCAATGCCCGTTTGGCGCGTGCGGCGTTACGGGGGGCAAACCTTAGCCGTGCCAAATTGCGTGGGGCCAATTTACGCGGAGCGGACTTACGCGGGGCAAATTTATCCCATGCCGAATTGCGCCGAGCCAACTTACGTGGGGCGCGGATGTCCGGAGCCAATCTGAGTGGTGCGAATTTGCGCGGTGCGAATTTGCGCGGTGCCGACCTCAGCGGCGCACAACTCAGCGGAGCTGACTTCAAGGGGGCTGTATTGAAAGATGCGAAACTCGACGGAGCCAGCGGTGCTAACTTAGACGGCGCAACCCGCTAG
- a CDS encoding SPOR domain-containing protein: MDSQFFAQISHLTRMSTLNRRISPETYDPKQRVVGGVVLFLIMLLIYSLLKLLLGVSSASDAAYALREALPDEILSGQGAATGSPALTTGAAQQNTKALPSGFVFLDIDGKPMLGRGQAMEDEQYVTDNNQVSSTSVSLTGTHWIVQASSFREESRADRLVEQLKDKGLDAEVHRIGDWYTVRLTPQGERKEAEKQLRQLKNLMGLNGLIKKVN; this comes from the coding sequence GTGGACAGCCAATTTTTCGCACAGATTTCTCATTTAACTCGTATGTCAACACTCAATCGCCGTATTTCTCCTGAAACTTACGATCCCAAGCAGCGCGTTGTGGGCGGGGTGGTTTTGTTCCTTATCATGCTGTTAATTTACAGTTTACTTAAATTGTTGTTGGGGGTGTCTTCTGCTTCTGACGCGGCTTATGCTTTGCGTGAGGCCTTGCCGGATGAGATTCTATCGGGACAAGGGGCGGCGACGGGTTCACCCGCGCTGACGACGGGCGCAGCACAACAAAATACAAAAGCATTGCCCTCTGGTTTTGTGTTTCTCGATATTGATGGAAAACCGATGTTAGGACGCGGGCAAGCGATGGAAGATGAACAGTATGTTACTGATAACAATCAAGTTTCTTCTACCTCCGTGTCTTTGACGGGGACACATTGGATTGTGCAGGCCAGCAGCTTTCGTGAAGAAAGTCGTGCGGATCGTTTGGTAGAACAGTTAAAAGACAAGGGTTTAGATGCTGAAGTACATCGCATTGGTGATTGGTATACCGTGCGTTTAACGCCGCAGGGCGAACGTAAAGAAGCAGAAAAACAATTGCGACAGTTAAAAAATTTAATGGGATTAAATGGCTTAATTAAGAAGGTTAATTAA
- a CDS encoding helix-turn-helix transcriptional regulator, whose amino-acid sequence MSQRKEKLFIIWLLIIVLLNFYEFYNDLSDYDHTLFHITIELVVILFSVFGIIFLMWEVWQRQREIEQLSQQLTLTRTHLDEVHQKVKQASRQYAGVIQEQFTSWELTQSEKEVAMLLLKGLSFEEIAQLRATKEKTVRQQATSIYRKSGLNGRYAFAAWFFEDFLG is encoded by the coding sequence ATGTCACAACGGAAAGAAAAGCTGTTTATTATTTGGTTGTTGATTATTGTGTTGTTGAATTTTTATGAATTTTATAATGATCTTTCTGATTATGATCATACTTTATTCCACATTACCATAGAATTGGTGGTTATTTTGTTTTCTGTTTTTGGAATTATTTTTTTAATGTGGGAAGTGTGGCAGCGGCAGCGAGAAATTGAACAATTAAGCCAACAACTGACGTTGACCCGCACGCATTTAGACGAAGTGCATCAGAAAGTAAAACAAGCCAGTCGTCAATATGCTGGCGTTATTCAAGAACAATTCACCAGTTGGGAATTGACCCAAAGTGAAAAAGAAGTGGCTATGTTATTACTTAAAGGGCTGAGTTTTGAGGAAATTGCTCAATTGCGCGCCACCAAAGAGAAAACCGTGCGACAACAAGCCACTTCCATTTATCGTAAATCGGGATTAAATGGCCGATATGCTTTTGCAGCCTGGTTTTTTGAGGATTTTTTAGGGTAG
- a CDS encoding roadblock/LC7 domain-containing protein, translating into MLAPELIKPVEDRLAKLLDLCDVVDAVLVATLDGHLCAMRQRQKKYPLERLATMGSTLMSLGDTITAELAMGTCDNIISENRQGIVAFMHINQDLVLVSLTSSKNALGLLLSHSRSCAQDVAKLVKPR; encoded by the coding sequence ATGCTTGCTCCTGAACTGATTAAACCTGTGGAAGATCGTTTGGCAAAATTATTAGATTTGTGTGATGTGGTGGACGCGGTGTTGGTCGCCACGCTGGATGGCCACTTGTGTGCCATGCGCCAACGACAAAAGAAATACCCCTTAGAACGTCTTGCCACTATGGGCAGTACATTAATGTCCTTAGGCGATACCATTACGGCTGAACTGGCCATGGGGACGTGCGACAATATCATCTCTGAAAATCGTCAAGGTATTGTGGCTTTCATGCACATCAATCAAGATTTAGTCTTGGTGTCCCTCACCTCAAGTAAAAATGCGTTGGGATTATTGCTGAGTCATTCCCGAAGCTGCGCCCAAGATGTGGCCAAGTTGGTTAAACCTCGTTAA
- the serS gene encoding serine--tRNA ligase, giving the protein MLDSQLIRNDLDTVITRLATRNFTVDQMRLIELEERRKTIQVKTQDLQAERNQRSKEIGLAKRNGQSVDELMQSVAELGTQLKQAETSLDDIQEALNRLLLGMPNLPHVSVPIGEGEADNLEVRRWGTPRVFHFTPKDHVDLGAGLDQQLDFETAVKITGSRFVLMKGQLARLHRALIQFMLDLHSTQHGYTEVNVPYMVNAESLLGTGQLPKFADDLFHIPHQNYYLIPTAEVPVTNIVRDTIIEAEQLPLKFVCHTPCFRSEAGAYGKDTRGMIRQHQFEKVELVQMVLPSESYSALEQLTGHAEAVLRALELPYRVVSLCTGDLGFSSAKTYDLEVWLPGQDRYREISSCSNFEAFQARRMKARYRDPETRKPLLLHTLNGSGLAVGRTLVAILENYQDESGRVAVPTVLQPYLGGLSQLG; this is encoded by the coding sequence ATGCTTGATTCGCAATTAATTCGTAATGATTTAGACACAGTGATTACTCGTTTAGCCACTCGTAATTTTACAGTGGATCAAATGCGTCTTATTGAATTAGAAGAACGACGCAAAACGATACAGGTAAAAACGCAAGATTTACAAGCAGAACGCAATCAACGTTCTAAAGAAATTGGACTGGCAAAACGCAACGGTCAATCTGTTGACGAATTAATGCAATCAGTGGCCGAATTAGGGACGCAATTAAAACAGGCTGAAACATCATTAGATGATATTCAAGAAGCCTTAAATCGTCTGTTATTAGGAATGCCAAATTTACCGCATGTTTCCGTGCCAATTGGCGAGGGAGAAGCCGATAATTTAGAAGTTCGCCGTTGGGGAACGCCGCGGGTGTTTCATTTTACGCCTAAAGACCATGTGGATTTGGGTGCGGGATTGGATCAGCAATTGGATTTTGAAACCGCGGTTAAAATTACAGGATCGCGTTTTGTGCTAATGAAAGGGCAATTGGCGCGTTTGCATCGGGCATTAATTCAATTCATGTTGGACTTACACAGCACACAACATGGCTATACAGAAGTCAATGTGCCGTATATGGTGAATGCAGAGAGTTTATTGGGAACGGGACAATTGCCGAAATTTGCCGATGATCTTTTTCATATTCCTCATCAAAATTATTATTTAATTCCCACCGCTGAAGTACCTGTAACAAATATTGTCCGTGATACCATTATTGAAGCCGAACAGTTGCCTTTAAAATTTGTTTGCCATACTCCTTGTTTTCGCAGCGAGGCCGGAGCTTATGGTAAAGACACTCGTGGCATGATTCGGCAGCATCAATTTGAGAAAGTAGAATTAGTGCAAATGGTATTGCCCAGCGAATCTTACAGCGCATTAGAACAGTTAACAGGACATGCTGAAGCAGTATTAAGAGCCTTAGAATTGCCTTATCGTGTGGTGAGTTTATGTACGGGCGATTTGGGTTTTTCTTCGGCTAAAACCTATGACTTAGAAGTGTGGTTACCGGGGCAAGATCGCTATCGGGAAATTTCCTCTTGCAGTAATTTTGAAGCCTTTCAAGCGCGTCGAATGAAAGCACGTTATCGTGATCCTGAAACGCGCAAGCCATTGTTATTACATACATTAAATGGTTCTGGTTTAGCTGTGGGACGGACATTGGTGGCGATTTTGGAGAATTATCAGGATGAATCAGGACGGGTGGCTGTGCCTACCGTATTGCAACCTTATTTGGGAGGTTTATCCCAGTTAGGTTAA
- the crcB gene encoding fluoride efflux transporter CrcB, which produces MLQLIAIGLGGAIGSLARFWLATGVYAWLGRDFPWGTLLVNLLGSFLIGFLAFFLADRALAVEWRAAIFMGFLGAFTTFSTFSLETIALLQIGEVTRAFLNIIVSVFCCLLATWLGMILAKQF; this is translated from the coding sequence ATGTTGCAATTAATAGCGATTGGTTTAGGTGGAGCGATAGGTTCATTGGCGCGATTTTGGTTAGCGACGGGGGTTTATGCGTGGTTGGGGCGTGATTTTCCTTGGGGAACTTTGCTGGTTAATCTATTGGGTAGTTTTTTAATTGGTTTTTTAGCATTTTTTCTGGCTGATCGGGCGTTAGCTGTGGAGTGGCGGGCGGCGATTTTTATGGGATTTTTGGGCGCATTCACCACTTTTTCTACGTTTTCTTTAGAAACTATTGCCTTGTTACAAATCGGTGAAGTGACTCGCGCTTTTTTAAATATCATTGTCAGTGTATTTTGCTGTTTATTAGCGACTTGGCTGGGTATGATTTTAGCTAAACAATTTTAG
- a CDS encoding DUF3750 domain-containing protein, which produces MKWFFYFLLGLWLLLAGPIGVLLFGDLDLASSWQSASQESAGIAPPPKENTEAIIQVYAARTWSWRGAFAVHTWISFKRSQEAFYHLSQVVGFLQHTTRDGKVLQHLTDTIPDPYWYGSPPELLAEIRGGQEVDLIIDRLENAIEQYPYPFEYRMWPGPNSNTFTAFVARQLPELKLDLPPTAIGKDFLEHGQWWGTAPSGTGKQLSLYGLLGIMVAVEEGIELNLLSLTVGIDPLDLAIKYPGIGRIGWR; this is translated from the coding sequence ATGAAATGGTTTTTTTATTTTTTACTGGGATTGTGGTTGTTATTGGCAGGCCCAATTGGCGTGTTATTGTTTGGCGATTTAGACTTAGCCAGTTCATGGCAAAGTGCTTCACAAGAAAGTGCAGGTATTGCCCCGCCTCCTAAGGAAAATACAGAAGCCATCATTCAAGTTTACGCGGCGCGCACTTGGAGTTGGCGCGGAGCGTTTGCGGTGCATACTTGGATATCCTTCAAGCGCAGCCAAGAAGCCTTCTATCATTTGTCGCAAGTGGTTGGTTTTTTACAACATACCACGCGAGATGGTAAAGTTTTACAACACCTTACGGATACTATTCCTGACCCGTATTGGTATGGCAGTCCACCTGAATTATTGGCCGAAATTCGCGGGGGGCAAGAGGTTGATTTAATTATTGATCGTTTAGAAAATGCCATTGAGCAATATCCTTATCCCTTTGAATATCGAATGTGGCCAGGCCCAAATAGCAACACATTTACCGCATTTGTGGCGCGGCAATTACCTGAATTAAAATTGGATTTGCCTCCCACGGCTATCGGTAAAGATTTTTTAGAACATGGACAATGGTGGGGAACTGCTCCCAGTGGAACGGGAAAGCAATTGTCGCTTTATGGCTTGTTGGGAATTATGGTAGCAGTGGAAGAAGGCATTGAGCTGAATCTATTAAGCTTAACTGTGGGCATTGATCCTTTAGATTTAGCCATTAAATATCCTGGAATTGGGCGAATTGGTTGGCGTTAA
- a CDS encoding TolC family outer membrane protein, whose protein sequence is MRFKKFSFGLLLASLWLQNSAADTLVEVIERTLATHPEIMAGQHQRFAADEAIKQARAGYLPRVQVTAAYGHEYSDNPSTRLSSTEDGDLELMRRELGVGVSQMLFDGFAVKSAVANRTALRDSTAYRLLNTHENIAQATAEAYLNIFRRQVLLELAKDHLVVHQKNYHKIEELFASGAGRKADLQHSESRLALAESLLINAEGHLNNAFIYYQQITGETAKNLIPLASDPIAATLRQAIPAHLEAALSQALEQHPVLLTAKAEIAAAEASYHQSGAILMPQLSVELGGSKNKNLDGVEGNNDDLYAMLRLNYALYQGGADRAKRVEAAQLLAASRENLRQKEREVEQEVRLAWNNLMTTQQRFAPLETHLRATSEVVAAYQEQFRIGQRSLLDVLDSETELFRAHSSLAELQYSEWIEIFNLLNGMGILLSTLDIKKTNIH, encoded by the coding sequence ATGCGATTCAAAAAATTTTCTTTTGGTTTATTACTGGCTTCATTGTGGCTGCAAAATAGTGCGGCTGATACCTTAGTCGAGGTGATCGAGCGCACTTTAGCCACGCACCCCGAAATTATGGCAGGTCAACATCAGCGATTTGCCGCCGATGAGGCGATTAAACAGGCTCGTGCGGGTTATTTGCCACGAGTGCAGGTGACGGCAGCTTATGGTCATGAATACAGCGATAACCCCAGCACGCGCTTGTCCAGCACGGAAGACGGTGATTTGGAATTGATGCGCCGCGAATTGGGGGTAGGGGTTTCGCAAATGCTGTTTGATGGTTTTGCGGTTAAATCAGCCGTTGCAAATCGCACGGCGTTACGCGATTCTACCGCGTATCGTTTGTTAAATACTCACGAAAATATCGCTCAAGCAACGGCTGAGGCTTATTTAAATATTTTTCGTCGCCAAGTGTTATTAGAACTGGCTAAAGATCATTTAGTGGTGCATCAAAAGAATTATCATAAAATCGAAGAATTATTTGCCAGTGGCGCAGGGAGAAAAGCGGATTTACAACACAGTGAAAGTCGCTTGGCTTTGGCCGAATCTTTGTTAATTAATGCGGAAGGGCATTTAAATAATGCTTTTATTTACTATCAGCAAATCACAGGGGAAACTGCAAAAAATTTAATTCCGCTCGCCAGCGATCCAATTGCGGCCACGTTACGCCAAGCCATTCCCGCTCATTTAGAAGCTGCATTAAGTCAAGCCTTAGAACAACATCCCGTTTTATTAACCGCAAAAGCAGAAATTGCCGCCGCAGAAGCCAGTTATCATCAATCAGGCGCGATTTTAATGCCGCAATTAAGTGTAGAATTGGGTGGTTCTAAGAATAAAAATTTAGACGGGGTAGAAGGCAATAATGATGATTTATATGCCATGTTACGTTTAAATTATGCCCTTTACCAAGGCGGAGCCGACAGAGCCAAACGGGTAGAAGCCGCGCAATTGTTAGCCGCCAGCCGCGAAAATCTGCGCCAAAAAGAACGAGAAGTTGAGCAGGAAGTGCGCTTGGCGTGGAATAATTTGATGACCACACAACAGCGTTTTGCCCCTTTGGAAACGCATTTACGCGCCACTTCGGAGGTGGTTGCCGCTTATCAAGAGCAGTTTAGAATTGGACAGCGCAGTTTATTGGATGTTTTAGATTCGGAAACGGAATTATTTCGAGCGCATTCTTCTTTGGCCGAGTTGCAATATAGTGAATGGATTGAAATTTTTAATTTGCTTAATGGCATGGGTATTTTATTAAGCACACTGGATATTAAAAAAACAAATATACATTAA
- a CDS encoding GTP-binding protein: MSEIKIVFTGSMGAGKTTAIAAISEIPVINTDVRATDPTTLQRKATTTVAMDYGELTLEDGQKLRLYGTPGQLRFEYM; this comes from the coding sequence ATGAGCGAAATAAAAATTGTGTTCACAGGCAGCATGGGAGCCGGTAAAACCACGGCAATTGCTGCTATCAGTGAAATTCCCGTGATCAACACCGACGTGCGCGCCACCGACCCCACCACGTTGCAGCGTAAAGCCACCACCACTGTAGCGATGGATTATGGCGAATTAACTTTAGAAGATGGACAAAAATTACGCCTATATGGTACGCCCGGCCAATTGCGTTTTGAATACATGTGA
- a CDS encoding glycosyltransferase family 2 protein, producing the protein MVVTIVVLNWCHWTETVACLNSLRQLVCVYPVKWVICDNASSDDSFLQLTQWINAHFSPSDRAIYAEVLSENELDHGDHFPAVTLLPTGGNWGFAGGNNVGLRYALARMEAGYVWVLNNDTAVFPDSLQALLDCAETQPEVGLWGSTLVEWDAPQQVQCAGGCRYYPWLTITRPVWQGMSLAAAQQSVVIPRLDYVAGAALFFPVKVLREVGLLNDEYFLFYEELDYCQRLKSSGYTIAWCRDSVVRHRGSASVGHSANGNREQLKQANYYENLSTLKYSFNFHRSRFTVIFILRWVLKAAALIVTQRWFLLPPLWVAYRDFLARRDWRQEKK; encoded by the coding sequence ATGGTTGTCACCATTGTGGTGTTAAATTGGTGTCATTGGACGGAAACGGTGGCGTGTTTAAACTCGTTGCGTCAGTTGGTGTGTGTTTATCCGGTGAAGTGGGTGATTTGTGATAATGCGTCATCGGATGATTCTTTTTTACAATTGACGCAGTGGATAAACGCGCATTTTTCGCCATCTGACCGGGCGATTTATGCTGAGGTTTTAAGTGAGAATGAATTAGACCATGGCGATCATTTTCCTGCGGTGACGTTGTTGCCAACGGGGGGAAATTGGGGATTTGCGGGGGGGAATAATGTGGGTTTGCGTTATGCGTTGGCGCGAATGGAGGCGGGTTATGTGTGGGTGTTGAATAATGACACCGCGGTTTTTCCTGACAGTTTGCAAGCTTTGTTAGATTGTGCAGAAACGCAGCCAGAAGTGGGGTTGTGGGGCAGTACGTTGGTGGAATGGGATGCGCCACAACAGGTGCAGTGTGCGGGGGGTTGTCGTTATTATCCGTGGTTGACCATCACGCGACCGGTGTGGCAGGGTATGTCGCTGGCCGCGGCGCAACAATCGGTAGTCATACCGCGTTTGGATTATGTGGCGGGGGCGGCGTTGTTTTTTCCCGTCAAGGTGTTGCGTGAGGTGGGTTTGTTAAATGACGAATATTTTTTATTTTATGAAGAATTAGATTATTGTCAGCGTTTAAAATCATCAGGTTACACCATTGCGTGGTGTCGAGACAGTGTAGTGCGACATCGTGGCAGTGCCAGTGTGGGGCATTCAGCCAACGGAAATCGGGAGCAGTTGAAACAGGCAAATTATTATGAAAATTTAAGTACGTTAAAATATAGTTTTAATTTTCATCGTTCGAGATTTACGGTTATTTTTATTTTGCGTTGGGTATTGAAAGCGGCCGCATTAATCGTGACTCAACGGTGGTTTTTGTTGCCGCCTTTATGGGTTGCTTATCGGGATTTTTTAGCTCGTCGAGATTGGCGACAAGAAAAGAAGTGA